A portion of the Kineosporia corallincola genome contains these proteins:
- a CDS encoding TIGR03620 family F420-dependent LLM class oxidoreductase, producing the protein MFDTDRTHVQGIPLGADAPYGVWLGLGPQALGAYSGREGELAAELEGLNFPSLWLGGSWGADLAPIERLLAGSERLVVGTSIANIWRDPAEQVAAAHTRVAERFGNRFVLGLGVGHHPQTELNQGQYARPLAKLAAYLDVLDAADPPVPAGHRALAALGPKALELARDRSAGSLPYLTTPEHTRTARETLGPERFLAPEQKVVLSDDPDEARGLARTALHHYLELPNYLNSWRRLGFGEPDFENGGSDRLIDALFGWGPDALDHVRRHREAGADHVCVQPIPRNGRHALDELRIIARELL; encoded by the coding sequence ATGTTTGATACAGATCGAACACACGTGCAGGGCATCCCGCTCGGTGCCGACGCCCCCTACGGCGTCTGGCTGGGCCTGGGACCGCAGGCGCTCGGCGCCTATTCGGGCCGGGAGGGCGAACTGGCCGCCGAGCTGGAGGGCCTGAACTTCCCCTCGCTCTGGCTGGGCGGCTCGTGGGGCGCCGACCTGGCGCCGATCGAGCGGCTGCTGGCCGGCAGCGAGCGCCTGGTGGTGGGCACCTCGATCGCCAACATCTGGCGTGACCCGGCCGAGCAGGTGGCCGCCGCCCACACCCGGGTGGCCGAGCGGTTCGGCAACCGGTTCGTGCTCGGCCTGGGCGTCGGGCACCATCCGCAGACCGAGCTCAACCAGGGGCAGTACGCCCGGCCCCTGGCGAAACTCGCGGCCTACCTGGACGTGCTCGACGCCGCCGACCCGCCGGTGCCGGCCGGGCACCGGGCGCTCGCCGCGCTCGGCCCCAAGGCCCTGGAGCTGGCCCGGGACCGCTCGGCCGGTTCGCTGCCCTACCTGACCACGCCCGAGCACACCCGCACCGCCCGCGAGACCCTTGGCCCGGAGCGCTTTCTCGCGCCCGAGCAGAAGGTGGTGCTGAGCGACGACCCGGACGAGGCCAGGGGCCTGGCCCGGACCGCGCTGCACCACTACCTGGAGCTGCCGAACTACCTGAACTCCTGGCGCCGGCTGGGCTTCGGCGAGCCGGACTTCGAGAACGGCGGCAGCGACCGGCTGATCGACGCCCTGTTCGGCTGGGGCCCGGACGCACTCGACCACGTGCGGCGGCACCGTGAGGCCGGCGCCGACCATGTCTGCGTGCAACCGATCCCGCGGAACGGCCGGCACGCCCTGGACGAGCTGCGGATCATCGCCCGCGAGCTGCTCTGA
- a CDS encoding PLD nuclease N-terminal domain-containing protein, protein MLLTALPALLYIGLVVYSVIDAVQTPADELYRLTRGQWVAVIILVPLFGAVCWLLASGPRRGRHEHAPGHPSGTGWAAQGMTQYPVGPDDDPDFIAGLARAQRQRTLTRPDDDQEKKGKKKPKPPERPEEQN, encoded by the coding sequence GTGCTGCTGACCGCCTTGCCCGCGTTGCTGTACATCGGCCTGGTCGTCTACTCGGTGATCGACGCCGTACAAACTCCAGCGGACGAGCTGTACCGTCTGACCCGCGGCCAGTGGGTCGCCGTCATCATCCTGGTCCCGCTCTTCGGCGCGGTGTGCTGGCTGCTGGCCTCCGGCCCGCGCCGGGGCCGGCACGAGCACGCGCCGGGGCATCCGTCCGGCACCGGCTGGGCGGCGCAGGGCATGACCCAGTACCCGGTGGGCCCCGACGACGACCCGGACTTCATCGCGGGTCTCGCCCGGGCGCAGCGCCAACGCACCCTGACCCGGCCTGACGACGATCAGGAGAAGAAGGGCAAGAAGAAGCCGAAACCCCCCGAGAGGCCCGAAGAGCAGAATTGA
- a CDS encoding 1,4-dihydroxy-2-naphthoyl-CoA synthase: MTTPHEAAETVSEIFDPLSWESVPEYDFTDITYHRCTRSGPAGRTVRIAFNRPEVRNAFRPHTVDELYQALDHARRTPDVGTVLLTGNGPSPKDGGWAFCSGGDQRIRGRSGYQYAEGETADTVDDARTRAEGGRLHILEVQRLIRTMPKVVIAVVSGWAAGGGHSLHVVCDLTIASREHARFKQTDADVGSFDAGYGSAYLAKQVGQKFAREIFFLGRPYDAETMQRMGAVNEVADHADLENAALEMAAAINGKSPTAQRMLKFAFNLTDDGLMGQQVFAGEATRLAYMTDEAVEGRDSFLQKREPDWSPYPYYY; encoded by the coding sequence GTGACGACCCCCCACGAAGCTGCCGAGACCGTTTCCGAGATCTTCGATCCGCTGTCGTGGGAGTCCGTTCCCGAATACGACTTTACCGACATCACCTATCACAGATGTACCCGTTCGGGCCCGGCAGGCCGCACGGTGCGCATCGCCTTCAACCGTCCCGAGGTGCGCAACGCCTTCCGCCCGCACACCGTGGACGAGCTCTACCAGGCACTTGACCACGCACGACGCACCCCTGACGTGGGCACCGTGCTGCTCACCGGCAACGGCCCGAGCCCGAAGGACGGCGGCTGGGCCTTCTGCTCCGGCGGCGATCAGCGCATCCGCGGCCGTTCCGGCTACCAGTACGCCGAGGGCGAGACCGCCGACACGGTGGACGACGCCCGCACCAGGGCCGAGGGCGGGCGGCTGCACATCCTGGAGGTGCAGCGGCTGATCCGCACCATGCCCAAGGTGGTGATCGCCGTGGTCAGCGGCTGGGCGGCCGGGGGCGGGCACAGCCTGCACGTGGTCTGCGACCTGACGATCGCCAGCCGCGAGCACGCCCGGTTCAAGCAGACGGACGCCGACGTCGGCTCGTTCGACGCCGGCTACGGCTCGGCCTACCTGGCCAAGCAGGTGGGCCAGAAGTTCGCCCGGGAGATCTTCTTCCTGGGCCGGCCCTACGACGCCGAGACGATGCAGCGGATGGGCGCCGTGAACGAGGTGGCCGACCACGCCGACCTGGAGAACGCGGCGCTGGAGATGGCCGCGGCGATCAACGGCAAGAGCCCGACCGCCCAGCGCATGCTGAAGTTCGCCTTCAACCTGACCGACGACGGCCTGATGGGGCAGCAGGTGTTCGCCGGTGAGGCGACCCGGCTGGCCTACATGACCGACGAGGCGGTGGAGGGCCGGGACTCGTTCCTCCAGAAGCGCGAGCCGGACTGGAGCCCGTACCCGTACTACTACTGA
- the menD gene encoding 2-succinyl-5-enolpyruvyl-6-hydroxy-3-cyclohexene-1-carboxylic-acid synthase translates to MNPSTALATVLVDALARLGVRHVVLCPGSRSAPLAYALAEAADAGTIDLHVRIDERTAAFLALGLSRGAGLAAGETPAPAAVVTTSGTAVANLHPAVLEAAHSGVPLLVLSADRPHELRGTGASQTTDQVKIFGSAVRWFGEIPAPVTMLEAQFAEWRNVASRAVAASRGLIGGAPGPVQLNLGFADPLTPDGHDGPGGRNEHGETGLTRIAVAAPPAPVIIESGPRTVVLAGDGAGPQAAALAGRAGWPLLAEPSSGVRGSATVAPYRMLLGSPLGEKIERVVVFGRPTLSRPVTRLLSDGRAEVVVVSPRPDWSDAGRKASLVVPAVDVPEDHRVDETWLSEWVSAGDQAEKAIGAVLDEEGRITGQLVAREVAAATRPGELLVCGSSNPIRDLDLVGRIPHGAEIVANRGLAGIDGTISTALGAALASGRPARLLIGDLTFLHDAGALLIGPGEPRPDLTVVVVDDNGGGIFANLEHGARGELGEVQNRHYERVFGTPQRFELGQLCVAHGIAYTRIVDDEELRRELTSSTVGIRVLHVPIDRTRHRELAARLGRAVRAIG, encoded by the coding sequence GTGAATCCGTCGACCGCCCTGGCCACCGTCCTCGTCGATGCCCTGGCCCGGCTCGGCGTCCGGCACGTCGTGCTCTGCCCCGGCAGCCGGTCGGCCCCCCTCGCCTACGCCCTGGCCGAGGCCGCCGACGCGGGCACGATCGACCTGCACGTCCGCATCGACGAGCGCACCGCCGCCTTCCTGGCCCTCGGGCTGTCGCGCGGGGCCGGGCTCGCCGCGGGGGAGACCCCGGCACCCGCCGCCGTCGTCACCACCTCCGGCACGGCCGTGGCCAACCTGCACCCGGCGGTGCTGGAGGCGGCGCACTCCGGCGTCCCCCTGCTCGTGCTGTCCGCCGACCGGCCGCACGAGCTGCGCGGCACCGGAGCCAGCCAGACCACCGACCAGGTCAAGATTTTCGGGTCGGCCGTGCGCTGGTTCGGCGAGATCCCGGCTCCGGTCACGATGCTGGAGGCGCAGTTCGCGGAATGGCGCAACGTCGCCTCCCGCGCCGTGGCCGCCTCACGTGGGCTGATCGGCGGGGCTCCCGGGCCGGTGCAACTCAACCTCGGATTCGCCGATCCGCTGACCCCGGACGGGCACGACGGGCCGGGCGGGCGGAACGAGCACGGGGAAACCGGTCTCACCCGGATCGCCGTCGCCGCGCCGCCCGCTCCGGTGATCATCGAGAGCGGGCCTCGCACGGTGGTTCTCGCCGGGGACGGGGCGGGGCCGCAGGCCGCCGCGCTGGCCGGGCGGGCGGGGTGGCCGCTGCTGGCCGAGCCGTCCTCCGGGGTCCGCGGCTCCGCGACCGTCGCGCCCTACCGCATGCTGCTCGGCAGCCCGCTCGGCGAGAAGATCGAGCGGGTCGTGGTTTTCGGTCGCCCGACGCTGTCGAGGCCGGTCACCCGGTTGCTCTCGGACGGGCGGGCCGAGGTGGTCGTGGTGTCGCCGCGCCCGGACTGGAGCGATGCCGGCCGCAAGGCCTCGCTGGTCGTGCCCGCCGTGGATGTTCCCGAGGATCACCGGGTCGACGAAACCTGGCTCTCCGAGTGGGTTTCCGCCGGGGACCAGGCTGAGAAGGCGATCGGCGCCGTGCTCGACGAGGAGGGCCGGATCACCGGGCAGCTGGTCGCTCGCGAGGTCGCCGCCGCCACCCGGCCGGGTGAGCTGCTGGTCTGCGGCTCCAGCAACCCGATCCGCGATCTCGACCTGGTCGGCCGGATCCCGCACGGCGCGGAAATCGTTGCCAACCGAGGACTCGCGGGCATCGACGGGACGATCTCCACGGCCCTGGGGGCGGCGCTGGCGAGCGGCCGCCCGGCCCGGTTGCTGATCGGCGACCTGACCTTTCTGCACGACGCCGGGGCCCTGCTGATCGGCCCGGGCGAACCCCGCCCCGATCTGACGGTCGTGGTGGTCGACGACAACGGCGGCGGCATCTTCGCCAACCTCGAGCACGGCGCCCGGGGTGAGCTGGGCGAAGTGCAGAATCGCCACTACGAAAGAGTTTTCGGAACGCCTCAACGATTCGAGCTGGGGCAGTTGTGCGTGGCCCACGGCATCGCGTACACCAGAATTGTGGACGACGAGGAGCTCCGTCGCGAGCTCACGTCGTCCACTGTTGGAATCAGGGTTCTGCACGTGCCGATCGACCGCACGCGGCACCGCGAGCTGGCGGCCAGGCTCGGCCGCGCCGTGAGGGCTATCGGCTGA
- a CDS encoding isochorismate synthase, whose amino-acid sequence MTTAPALAPLIARTVAISDPGPLLTLLPPGPGLAWVRHGEGLVGWGEAMRVNGGGESRFDSATRAWADVMARAVVRDEVRMPGTGPVAFGSFAFSPTSPAGSVLVVPEVVVGHRGDTWWLTTISADGALPAPVTLAQHERDLRAPEGTRFTDGARPREDWKAAVGEAIARIEAGEVEKVVLARDVLARTTDDVDPRDMLARLADGYPNCWTFSVDGLLGATPEMLVKLERGLVTSRVLAGTIRRTRNDEQDLALAASLARSSKDLEEHEYAVRSVAEALAPHCATTNVPDSPFVLHLPNVMHLATDVTAVLADGASSLDLAAALHPSAAVCGTPTSAAAKLIEAVEGMDRARYAGPVGWVDGTGDGEWGIALRSAQFDPENPRQLRLFAGCGIVAGSDPEAELAESEAKLLPVKGALSR is encoded by the coding sequence ATGACCACTGCCCCTGCCCTGGCACCCCTGATCGCGCGCACCGTGGCGATCTCCGATCCCGGCCCCCTGCTCACCCTGCTGCCACCCGGTCCGGGCCTGGCCTGGGTGCGTCACGGTGAGGGACTGGTCGGCTGGGGCGAGGCGATGCGGGTGAACGGCGGGGGCGAGTCCCGCTTCGACTCGGCCACCCGGGCCTGGGCCGACGTGATGGCCCGGGCCGTGGTCCGCGACGAGGTGCGGATGCCCGGCACCGGGCCGGTGGCGTTCGGCTCGTTCGCCTTCTCGCCGACCTCCCCGGCCGGCAGTGTGCTGGTGGTGCCCGAGGTGGTGGTCGGTCATCGCGGCGACACCTGGTGGCTCACCACGATCAGCGCCGACGGTGCCCTGCCCGCCCCGGTCACCCTGGCCCAGCACGAGCGTGACCTGCGGGCTCCCGAGGGCACCCGGTTCACCGACGGCGCCCGCCCGCGCGAGGACTGGAAGGCCGCGGTCGGCGAGGCGATCGCCCGGATCGAGGCCGGCGAGGTGGAGAAGGTGGTGCTGGCCCGCGACGTGCTGGCCCGCACCACCGACGACGTGGACCCCCGCGACATGCTGGCCCGGCTGGCCGACGGCTACCCGAACTGCTGGACCTTCAGCGTGGACGGCCTGCTCGGTGCCACCCCGGAGATGCTGGTCAAGCTGGAGCGCGGCCTGGTCACCTCACGGGTGCTGGCGGGCACGATCCGGCGCACCCGCAACGACGAGCAGGACCTGGCCCTGGCCGCCTCGCTGGCCCGTTCCAGCAAGGACCTGGAGGAGCACGAGTACGCCGTGCGTTCCGTGGCCGAGGCCCTGGCCCCGCACTGCGCCACCACGAACGTGCCCGACTCGCCGTTCGTGCTGCACCTGCCCAACGTCATGCATCTCGCCACCGACGTGACGGCGGTGCTCGCGGACGGCGCCAGCTCGCTCGACCTCGCCGCCGCCCTGCACCCCTCCGCCGCCGTGTGCGGCACGCCCACGTCGGCGGCCGCGAAACTGATCGAGGCGGTCGAGGGGATGGACCGCGCGCGGTACGCCGGGCCGGTCGGCTGGGTCGACGGCACCGGCGACGGCGAGTGGGGCATCGCCCTGCGCAGCGCCCAGTTCGACCCGGAGAACCCGCGTCAGCTGCGACTTTTCGCCGGCTGCGGGATCGTGGCCGGGTCGGACCCGGAGGCCGAGCTGGCCGAGTCCGAGGCCAAGCTGCTGCCGGTGAAGGGCGCCCTCAGCCGATAG
- a CDS encoding demethylmenaquinone methyltransferase: MSRAGLEKTPHEVASMFDGVAARYDLTNTVLAMRQDLRWRKLVAEALDLRAGQTVLDLAAGTGTSSEPFADAGVHTVPCDFSLGMLRVGKKRREDLPFVAGDATKLPFADASFDAVTISFGLRNVVDPDAALAEMRRVTRPGGKLVVCEFSHPTWSPWRVVYTEYLMRALPAVARVVSSNPDAYIYLAESIRAWPDQRGLAAKLYRAGWSDVAHRNLSGGIVALHRAVR; encoded by the coding sequence ATGTCCCGCGCTGGTCTGGAGAAGACGCCACATGAGGTGGCGAGCATGTTCGACGGTGTCGCAGCTCGCTACGACCTGACCAACACCGTGCTGGCGATGCGCCAGGACCTGCGCTGGCGGAAGCTGGTGGCCGAGGCGCTCGATCTGAGGGCCGGGCAGACCGTGCTCGACCTGGCCGCGGGCACCGGCACCTCCAGCGAGCCGTTCGCCGACGCCGGGGTGCACACCGTGCCCTGCGACTTCTCGCTGGGCATGCTCCGGGTGGGCAAGAAGCGCCGTGAAGACCTGCCCTTCGTCGCCGGTGACGCCACGAAGCTGCCCTTCGCCGACGCGTCGTTCGACGCCGTCACGATCTCGTTCGGCCTGCGCAACGTGGTCGACCCGGACGCCGCCCTGGCCGAGATGCGCCGCGTCACCCGGCCCGGCGGCAAACTGGTGGTCTGCGAGTTCTCGCACCCCACCTGGTCGCCCTGGCGGGTGGTCTACACCGAGTACCTGATGCGGGCCCTGCCCGCCGTCGCCCGCGTGGTCAGCTCGAACCCGGACGCCTACATCTACCTGGCCGAGTCCATCCGGGCCTGGCCCGACCAGCGCGGCCTGGCCGCCAAGCTGTACCGGGCCGGCTGGTCCGACGTGGCCCACCGCAACCTCTCGGGCGGAATCGTGGCCCTGCACCGCGCCGTGCGCTGA
- a CDS encoding NADH-quinone oxidoreductase subunit A — protein sequence MNPYVPILALMAIAAGFAGFSLVATSLSGPKRYNRAKLDAYECGIEPTPHAAGGGRFPVKYYLVAMLFIVFDIESVFLLPFAVAFDTLGVFALVEMVLFVITVFIAYAYVWRRGGLEWD from the coding sequence GTGAACCCTTACGTTCCGATCCTGGCTCTGATGGCCATTGCCGCGGGGTTCGCCGGATTCTCCCTGGTCGCCACATCTCTGTCCGGCCCCAAGCGCTACAACCGCGCCAAGCTCGACGCGTACGAGTGCGGCATCGAGCCGACGCCGCACGCCGCGGGTGGTGGCCGGTTCCCGGTCAAGTACTACCTGGTGGCGATGCTGTTCATCGTCTTCGACATCGAGAGCGTCTTCCTGCTGCCGTTCGCGGTCGCCTTCGACACGCTCGGCGTCTTCGCGCTGGTCGAGATGGTGCTGTTCGTGATCACCGTCTTCATCGCCTACGCCTACGTGTGGCGTCGCGGCGGCCTGGAGTGGGACTGA
- a CDS encoding NuoB/complex I 20 kDa subunit family protein, with amino-acid sequence MGIEEKLPSGFMLTSVEMLAGYMRKASPWAASFGLACCAIEMMTSGGPRYDLGRFGMEVFRASPRQADLMIVAGRVSQKMAPVVRQVYDQMTEPKWVLSMGVCASSGGMFNNYAIVQGVDHIVPVDIYLPGCPPRPEMLINAIIELHQQIQSMPLGVNREKAARAAEEAALKAVPTSQMKGLLR; translated from the coding sequence ATGGGTATCGAAGAGAAGCTCCCCAGCGGTTTCATGCTGACCTCGGTCGAGATGCTCGCCGGCTACATGCGCAAGGCGTCGCCCTGGGCGGCTTCCTTCGGCCTGGCCTGCTGCGCGATCGAGATGATGACCAGCGGTGGACCGCGCTACGACCTCGGCCGCTTCGGCATGGAGGTCTTCCGGGCCTCGCCGCGCCAGGCCGACCTGATGATCGTGGCGGGCCGGGTGAGCCAGAAGATGGCCCCCGTCGTCCGTCAGGTCTACGACCAGATGACCGAGCCGAAATGGGTTCTGTCGATGGGCGTCTGCGCGTCCTCGGGCGGCATGTTCAACAACTACGCGATCGTCCAGGGCGTCGACCACATCGTTCCGGTCGACATCTACCTGCCCGGTTGCCCGCCCCGCCCGGAAATGCTGATCAACGCGATCATCGAGCTGCACCAGCAGATCCAGAGCATGCCGCTGGGCGTCAACCGGGAGAAGGCCGCCAGGGCCGCCGAAGAGGCTGCGCTGAAGGCCGTTCCGACCTCCCAGATGAAGGGCCTGCTGCGGTGA
- a CDS encoding NADH-quinone oxidoreductase subunit C produces MTDGIEEPGELAVHATDGPDVVTTRHGMFGNRDSGDTSGFGGLVRTVALPTATPRPYGGWFDAVADTLAEALAAAGTDPQAAIGSVVVDRSEITFHVRREHIRAVAKILRDEPDLRFELFSGVSGVHYPDSTGRELRAVYHLTSITHTRRVRLEVSVPDADPHIPSIVGIYPSANWHERETWDFFGLIFDGHPALTRIQMPDDWPGHPQRKDYPLGGIPVEYKGATIPPPDTRRSYN; encoded by the coding sequence GTGACCGACGGCATCGAAGAACCCGGTGAGCTGGCCGTCCACGCCACCGACGGCCCCGACGTCGTCACCACCCGGCACGGCATGTTCGGCAACCGGGACTCGGGTGACACCTCGGGTTTCGGCGGTCTGGTGCGCACCGTCGCCCTGCCCACCGCCACGCCCCGCCCCTACGGCGGCTGGTTCGACGCGGTGGCCGACACCCTGGCCGAGGCGCTGGCCGCGGCGGGCACCGACCCGCAGGCCGCGATCGGCTCGGTGGTCGTGGACCGCTCCGAGATCACCTTCCACGTGCGGCGCGAGCACATCCGGGCCGTGGCCAAGATCCTGCGTGACGAGCCCGACCTGCGGTTCGAGCTGTTCTCCGGGGTCAGCGGCGTGCACTACCCCGACAGCACGGGCCGCGAGCTGCGCGCCGTCTACCACCTCACCTCGATCACCCACACCCGCCGGGTACGTCTCGAGGTGTCGGTGCCCGACGCCGACCCGCACATCCCGTCGATCGTCGGCATCTACCCCAGCGCCAACTGGCACGAGCGGGAGACCTGGGACTTCTTCGGCCTGATCTTCGACGGCCACCCGGCGCTCACCCGGATCCAGATGCCCGACGACTGGCCGGGGCACCCCCAGCGCAAGGACTATCCGCTCGGCGGCATCCCGGTGGAGTACAAGGGCGCCACCATCCCGCCGCCGGACACGAGGAGGTCGTACAACTGA
- a CDS encoding NADH-quinone oxidoreductase subunit D, which yields MAESTIGVDTEEAEEGKVFNSSGGDWADIAEEAVSLGEERIVVNMGPQHPSTHGVLRLILEIDGETVTEARCGIGYLHTGIEKNMEFRSWTQGVTFCTRMDYLSPLYQEAAYCLGVEKLLGITDDVPERASVIRVLLMELNRISSHLVALGTGGMEIGALTVMTIGFREREVVLHLLELITGLRMNHAFIRPGGLAQDLPPGAIDRIREDIPLLRKGISDIEKLSNENPLVKARLQDVGHLDLTGCMALGVTGPILRSTGFPHDLRKTEPYCGYETYDFDVQTWDTSDAYGRMRIRINEMKESLKIIEQTLDRLQELGPGPVMIGDKKIAWPAQLAIGGDGMGNSLDHIKEIMGTSMEALIHHFKLVTEGFRVPAGQVYQAVESPRGELAVHLVSDGGTRPYRAHFRDPSFHNLQAMAALSEGGQVADVIVAVASIDPVMGGCDR from the coding sequence ATGGCCGAATCCACTATCGGCGTGGACACCGAAGAGGCCGAAGAGGGCAAGGTCTTCAACTCCTCCGGCGGCGACTGGGCCGACATCGCCGAGGAGGCGGTGAGTCTCGGCGAGGAACGCATCGTCGTGAACATGGGCCCCCAGCACCCGTCCACCCACGGCGTGCTCCGGCTGATCCTCGAGATCGACGGCGAGACGGTGACCGAGGCCCGCTGCGGCATCGGCTACCTGCACACCGGCATCGAGAAGAACATGGAGTTCCGGTCCTGGACGCAGGGGGTCACCTTCTGCACGCGGATGGACTACCTGTCCCCGCTGTACCAGGAGGCCGCGTACTGCCTGGGCGTCGAGAAGCTGCTCGGCATCACCGACGACGTGCCCGAGCGGGCCAGCGTCATCCGGGTGCTGCTGATGGAGCTCAACCGGATCAGCTCGCACCTGGTCGCGCTGGGCACCGGTGGCATGGAGATCGGCGCCCTGACCGTGATGACCATCGGGTTCCGCGAGCGTGAGGTGGTGCTGCACCTGCTGGAGCTGATCACCGGCCTGCGGATGAACCACGCCTTCATCCGGCCCGGCGGTCTGGCGCAAGACCTGCCCCCCGGCGCGATCGACCGGATCCGCGAGGACATCCCGCTGCTGCGCAAGGGCATCTCCGACATCGAGAAGCTCTCGAACGAGAACCCTTTGGTGAAGGCGCGTCTGCAAGACGTGGGGCACCTCGACCTGACCGGCTGCATGGCCCTCGGCGTCACCGGCCCGATCCTGCGCTCCACCGGTTTCCCGCACGACCTGCGCAAGACCGAGCCGTACTGCGGCTACGAGACCTACGACTTCGACGTCCAGACCTGGGACACCTCGGACGCCTACGGGCGGATGCGGATCCGGATCAACGAGATGAAGGAGTCGCTCAAGATCATCGAGCAGACCCTCGACCGGCTCCAGGAGCTGGGACCCGGTCCGGTGATGATCGGCGACAAGAAGATCGCCTGGCCGGCCCAGCTGGCCATCGGCGGTGACGGGATGGGCAACAGCCTGGACCACATCAAGGAGATCATGGGCACCTCGATGGAGGCCCTGATCCACCACTTCAAGCTGGTCACCGAGGGCTTCCGGGTCCCGGCCGGCCAGGTGTACCAGGCCGTCGAGTCGCCCCGCGGCGAGCTCGCCGTGCACCTGGTCTCGGACGGCGGAACCCGGCCCTACCGGGCGCATTTCCGCGACCCGTCGTTCCACAATCTTCAGGCGATGGCGGCGTTGAGTGAGGGCGGGCAGGTGGCCGACGTGATCGTGGCCGTGGCATCGATCGATCCGGTGATGGGCGGGTGCGACCGCTGA
- the nuoE gene encoding NADH-quinone oxidoreductase subunit NuoE → MALSTEAVERLTAEAGQIIARYPQPRSALLPMLHLMQSEEGYVSPDGIALCAGLLGLSTAEVSAVATFYTQYKRHPNGEYTVGVCTNTLCAVMGGDAIFDSLEEHLGVGHDETTDDGKITLERIECNAACDFAPVMMVNWEFFDNQTPSSARGVCDRLRAGEPVAPSRGPNQVPTFKEVSHVLAGFNDGRANEGVAAGGPSLRGTLLAAEKGWAAPESEQGTTKTAAPVAEAAADVQARGAKTSGSDAPAVDPSTRERAGTQAGKPPGEATQGENDPGTGTETKG, encoded by the coding sequence ATGGCACTCTCCACCGAGGCCGTCGAGCGGCTCACCGCCGAGGCCGGGCAGATCATCGCCCGTTACCCGCAGCCGCGCAGCGCTCTGCTGCCGATGCTGCACCTGATGCAGAGCGAGGAGGGCTACGTCAGCCCGGACGGGATCGCGCTGTGTGCGGGCCTTCTCGGGCTGAGTACCGCCGAGGTGTCCGCCGTCGCGACCTTCTACACGCAGTACAAGCGGCACCCCAACGGTGAGTACACGGTCGGGGTCTGCACCAACACGCTGTGCGCGGTCATGGGTGGCGACGCCATCTTCGACTCGCTGGAGGAACACCTCGGGGTCGGTCACGACGAGACCACCGACGACGGCAAGATCACGCTCGAGCGCATCGAGTGCAACGCGGCCTGCGACTTCGCCCCGGTGATGATGGTGAACTGGGAGTTCTTCGACAACCAGACGCCGTCCTCGGCCCGTGGGGTCTGCGACCGGCTGCGCGCGGGCGAGCCGGTGGCCCCCAGCCGCGGGCCGAACCAGGTGCCCACCTTCAAAGAGGTCTCGCACGTGCTGGCCGGGTTCAACGACGGCCGGGCGAACGAGGGTGTCGCCGCCGGCGGGCCCTCCCTGCGGGGCACCCTGCTGGCCGCCGAGAAGGGCTGGGCGGCACCAGAATCCGAACAGGGGACGACGAAGACTGCCGCCCCCGTGGCCGAGGCCGCCGCCGACGTGCAGGCACGCGGCGCCAAGACCAGTGGCTCGGACGCCCCCGCCGTCGACCCGTCGACCAGGGAGCGTGCGGGCACCCAGGCCGGCAAGCCCCCGGGCGAGGCGACCCAGGGCGAGAACGACCCCGGCACCGGCACCGAGACGAAGGGCTGA